One segment of Triticum aestivum cultivar Chinese Spring chromosome 2A, IWGSC CS RefSeq v2.1, whole genome shotgun sequence DNA contains the following:
- the LOC123189278 gene encoding L10-interacting MYB domain-containing protein isoform X2, whose product MEKEKANWDAHHITIFYEICKDEVDAGNRPKGCLNRRGYTHLEDKFFDRTRKRCSQNQFKNKRDMLKRQYVQFMLLKNAATGLGWDDVNKTIIADDDWWKIHLKKNPKHAKYKKKGLANLEEIHVMFANAHVTGATSSIPGEMSDNTNDDDMPDVGEESEEDGNALKEVKVSPKDGKAAKEVKVSPKDGKAAKYLKRKAKFIDESAKEDKNPFLRE is encoded by the exons ATGGAAAAGGAAAAGGCTAATTGGGATGCACATCACATAACTATCTTCTATGAGATATGCAAGGACGAGGTCGATGCTGGAAATAGGCCAAAGGGATGTTTGAACCGTAGAGGGTACACACATCTTGAAGATAAGTTCTTTGATAGGACTCGAAAAAGATGTTCGCAGAATCAATTTAAAAACAAACGGGACATGTTGAAGAGACAATATGTACAATTCATGTTGTTGAAAAATGCGGCAACTGGGCTAGGTTGGGATGATGTGAACAAAACCATTATAGCCGATGATGATTGGTGGAAAATACATCTTAAG AAAAATCCTAAGCATGCAAAGTACAAGAAGAAGGGGCTGGCCAACTTGGAAGAAATTCATGTCATGTTCGCCAACGCACATGTCACCGGGGCTACATCATCTATTCCTGGGGAGATGTCAGACAACACAAATGATGATGATATGCCTGATGTTGGAGAAGAGTCTGAGGAGGATGGAAATGCATTGAAGGAGGTCAAGGTTTCACCTAAGGATGGAAAGGCGGCAAAGGAGGTCAAGGTCTCACCTAAGGATGGAAAGGCGGCAAAATATCTGAAGCGCAAGGCCAAGTTTATTGACGAGTCAGCTAAGGAGGACAAGAACCCTTTTCTACGTGAGTAG
- the LOC123189278 gene encoding putative nuclease HARBI1 isoform X1, with translation MFLWMVGGPQSFSQVENRFSRSTETVHRKFKEVLNCLCKLAGHNITPRDDTFTTVHARIQDERFWPHFKGAIGAIDGCHIPVTVPSDEVVNHTGRHGFPSQNVMAVCDFDMRFTFVVAGWPGSAHDTRILNDSLVKYAHRFPTPPPGKYYLIDSGYPNREGYLAPYKGQIYHIPEFRNGRKPVGKYEVYNHSHSSLRNVVERTFGVLKAKWRILKGVPSFKPCTQKKIIIACMALHNYIRETKLPDEEFDKCDEDEDYIPDEDLEVVPVKGASVPARLNIVDMNIVRDRIANSLMSSTA, from the exons ATGTTCTTGTGGATGGTTGGTGGCCCCCAATCATTCTCTCAAGTTGAGAATCGTTTTTCGAGATCAACGGAAACGGTCCATCGAAAGTTCAAAGAGGTCTTGAATTGCTTGTGCAAGTTAGCAGGACATAACATAACACCTCGAGATGATACTTTCACAACCGTGCATGCAAGAATTCAAGATGAGAGATTTTGGCCTCATTTCAAAGGTGCGATCGGTGCAATAGATGGCTGCCACATCCCAGTTACAGTGCCATCGGATGAGGTTGTTAACCACACAGGTCGCCATGGATTTCCATCACAAAATGTTATGGCGGTTTGCGACTTTGACATGAGGTTTACTTTTGTTGTGGCTGGTTGGCCCGGTTCAGCACATGACACAAGGATCTTAAATGATAGCTTGGTAAAGTATGCACATCGCTTCCCTACACCACCACCAG gaaaatattacctcATTGATTCGGGATATCCAAACCGTGAAGGATACCTTGCTCCTTACAAAGGCCAAATATACCACATACCAGAATTTCGTAATGGACGAAAACCGGTGGGCAAATATGAGGTGTATAATCATAGCCACTCTTCACTTAGAAATGTTGTTGAGCGAACATTTGGAGTGCTCAAAGCTAAATGGCGCATCTTGAAGGGTGTACCTAGTTTCAAACCTTGTACACAGAAAAAGATTATTATTGCTTGTATGGCGTTGCACAACTATATTCGTGAGACCAAGTTGCccgacgaggagtttgacaaatgTGATGAAGATGAGGATTATATTCCTGATGAGGACTTGGAAGTAGTGCCAGTCAAAGGAGCTAGTGTTCCGGCGAGACTTAACATTGTCGACATGAACATAGTCCGTGATAGAATTGCTAACTCCTTGATGAGCTCTACTGCATGA